The genomic segment ACCTTGAACATTGATTTAAAACCTCATCTACTGGGTTGACAAACCCGCCAGGGAGTCTCACTTGTCCCAACGGTCCTTCCAACTGGGTAAACCTTGGATGGTCACATGACCCCACTCTGTCACCATCTGGCAAAATAGCACTCTCaactctgatttaaaaaaatatgtttggttggaaaaaaaaaaacctcgagtGTCAACTGCCCCAGGGGTCTTTCCAACTGGGCATTCCATGAACATGTCTAATGTTCAGAGATCTTTTTGTGAGAACTCAAAGTAGCACCTGACACCCTGATTTGAACCCTCGGCTACAATTCAACTTCTGacactaaaacatttttttgtacaAGTTTGCCTGCTCATCCTGGTTCAGAAACTCTGTCTGTTGGGTCCAAAAACCTCTATACTGATCACAAAACCAAATTCTTGATAACCAACTTAGTTTTGTGCTAATCCACCTGGGAGTCATGGAAGTGGAGTATGGGAGGGAGGGACTTCACGGTTGTAACTACAATGGCCGAGAGGAAGTGGAAGGAGAGCGTATGTTTGGCACCGGACTGTATTTCGAACTGCTTTGCTAATTGAGTTGAGTCAGATTTATTGAGACTGTGCACAGATTTGGCATATGGCTACATTAAAGCATTAATGTTGCTGTAAGTAAAGTGAAAGGAGGAGGGCTGGTGGTGATGTGTCTTACTGTATTTTACTGTGCTTCACTCAGAAACATCCACAGGAAATTAAAGGCAACACTAGAGGTGCCTCGCTATAATTTAAAGGGAAAGAAGTTGGATGACAGTTCATAGGTGGAGTTGTAACATTTGGAGGCAGCACAGTAGAGCACAGCTGCTCCCCTGGGATAGGTCTCTCATTGTCATGGTAACTAGGACAGAGGTCACACATGTGACGTCACATGtccgtgtgtgtaagtgtgcgtgtgtctgtgtgtctgtgtctgtgagAGAGACCCTACagttctatttttgttgcaagtTCTTTGACCTTCAGAAAATCAAAAGGAATACTGCTTCAATATTGACAATAGCCACTCATAAGGCAGCATGGAGCAAATGCTAAGAATATCAATACATATATAATATCATTTTTCTGTGGCACGGTGCTCAACTGGTtatcacgtctgcctcacagtacaGAGATCGTGGGTTTGAATCTGTTTGTGATTGTTTGGCGCCAAGTTGTGTTTGTACCTCGCCCATCATCCGTATAttgctgggatgggctccagatAATCGGGGATAGATGGAGTTACTTGTTTTGATCCTCACCGAATTGAAGACTCATGAGATTTGCTGACATTACACATGACTATGTTCTTAAGAATCCAGATCTAATCAAGTGATCTATTGCACCCTGGGAAAGAGTAACTCTTCTTTAGGAGATGTTATGATCACCGTTCATTTCCTAATGGACTCAGTCTGACCCGTGTTTCAAGATTATTTTCCGAAGGCGCAGCATCGGATCATTACCTCGAGTGTTTTAGTTTGTTGGAGGACCTTCATCCTCTTAATATTCCATCAACATAAAAGTGCAACCCCTCTAAGTTTTATAATCGTCTCATTGAGCTCTTCCGTCGTTGTCAAGAATACCACTCAGATTGCCTTGCAGTTAATCCCTAAGAATTTCCGAACAAAGCTCAACAATATCAGTTAGCATAGCTTCTTTAGTATTGCTTCCCTATTACTATTCATCTTTCTTATTTGAAAATGTCtgccctttaaaaaaataatgcactAAACAGCTTTTAGGTAAAAAAAGAACTTTTAGCTAAAATTGCACATGAACGTGTGGCGCCCACCACATGACAACCAGCTGCCCTCCTCTGTGGAATTTATTTTAGTTGACGATAGTAACCATCCATTGTCGCACTTAAATAAGTACTGTATTATTTTGccacaaaaatacaaaacaaaatatctgCCTTTTGCCTCGTTACAGAAAATTCCCAAATATggatgaaaaactaaatttgcaaatgaagatccaaatatgaatttaaatttctatttaaaaataggaGCACTCACATGAGCTTGCGTGAGTTACAATCATCCAGTGTTGCGACAGTGTGAGAGGGACCAAGTGTTTCTGACAGGTGGCTCCATTGTGTCTCCGACCATAACTTCAACAGTCCCAGGCTCTTTAGTGAGGGCATGGCAAAAGGTGAAGGTCAGGAGGTGGAACATCTAAATATCACATTGACCACTTTGTTATATTGCTTCCCGCTTTTATAGCTTACACAAAACAGGCCACAGTTTACTTATTTGCATcggtacaaataaaaaatatattttgggattttttttttatgttacatTCGTTGTGCATCATTTCaactaagcaaaaaaaaaaaaaagtagcatgaGTGGTCTGGAACGTTTGCCTTGCTTGAATTCCCCTGGAGGAACCTTTTGTTCTTTTCTGCGAGTGCACTTCATTGTTAATATACATCTCCATGCATCATTTGTAACATCACTATTGAGCCTTTAAGTGTGTTCACAAGGGGGCTTTAAGTAGCGGGCTGAGGAGGAAGCAAGATCTCGATCACCTTGAGGCGGAACAGGAAACAGGAATAAGATCTGCTTATTCTTCTTTTTTCTGAGTCGCAGTAAAAAGCACCCTGGCTATGCACACAATCATTTGATTTCTATTAATTAAAGTAATGACATTACCTCCCAAGCAGACACAATCAGATTCATTTGGGATTTTCTTTCCTTTAAACTGACATCTACACAGTTAGTATTCACATTACTACTTGGACATTGCCAAACATTCCTTCCTACCTGCTAAATCACAGGCACTGTCGCGCGAATAAGTGAACATTTTAGGGCATGATCGTGGCGATTGGGTGTTGTTTTATTTATGCGGTCTGCTGGCAGGACGCAACATCGAATCAAATTGATTTATATGAGCTCGTATGAAAACAACCTGGGCTGACCGCAGTGCTGTGCAAACATTAGCGAGAACACAGGGCTGAACTtgtaataaattaagatgtaatGTAAACTTGTGAggtcaaaacaataaaaagattCAATGTAAAAAGGAACAACAGCCAGAAGACATAAAGTAGCCCTGGAAATGGTTGGATATTGTTTCAGTTGTATCTAAATACAGCGTAAATATTGTTAAATGTCAAATTGTATGCATTTTAGGTTCCTAATCTCAGTTAGTTATTTGATTATTCCTTTTTTTCAGAGTGAATTCTAAAATTGATCATCAAACTTTGATGCCATGCTTTGCTTACATAAGATAGCTTCTACTAAAGGGGAAATTGACCCTTGAAATACATTAAAAAGCTTTTAAAACATAGTAGTTGATCCCATGGATACTTGTAGTGTAATGTAATATGCTCTATGTAGTTAATCACTGCAGGCAGGGTAAAGGAAAGAAATTTAAATGTGTCCCAGACTTGGGGGAAACTCATTGGAGCCGTGTTAAGCAGTCTGTACAGTCCCATGAGAGAAAGCCCTTCTTCGCAATTAGAGCCGAGCATCTTGTGACCGCGCTGCGTCATCAGGGGTCAGCCCGATCGCCACAATGAATCCCCTTCACGAGGCTCCGAGAAGAGAGAATTGATTCGCTCGACCCAGCGCAAGACTTATTCATTCATACATGGACTCATGAGTCCAGTAAATAACAAGTGTATCTTCTTAATGGACGGTGATGGAGCTCATGGCTGTATTTGTCTCTAATGTATTTGTCTCAGGTGGCCTTTCAAAGGCATTCGCAAATTTTACGGTCAAAGATTGCAAAATTGTATTAcaatgcaaacttttttttattttatataaaaagtgcaataaaatgcaattgcgcCTTACATTCCTCGCTAGGGCTGTAAAAGTAAATGCATGCAAATATCTTATTTTGATGAAAGATaaatcagtctgctttcatgaagAACTAGATAAATCTGAATTATTAATTTTGAGACCTGAGAAGATTTGGACAATCTTTACTTATAAACATCTCTAAACAATTGCTGGATTATTAAAATCCAAggtgattaatttgataatcgatttgTTGTCGATTTAATACCGCGACGCTTCTTTTATTCCCTCCATATAAAACATCAAGTCTGAATTAAAATATGGACTCTTGTAAACAATTTTTCTGAGATGTATTATAGCTCAGTCGTTTCCAACaaagcagataaaaaaaaaaaaaaagaccccagCGACTTATTTGGTTgcatgtcattaaaaaaaagtagtttttcAATATTTCCATTTTAAAGCTGCCCAAGAAATCTTTTAATTCTGCATTTTTGCTTTGCAAGCTCCCAACCCAAGCTGCCCATCATCTTTTTTCTACTGGATTTTAATACCTTTAAAGTTATGCTGACTGGAGGAGTTGCTGCTGCCCCGTGGACAACAGCCAATGTGCTGTCAAGTCACGCTTGATATTCTTTCTCAAATCACATCAAATCACGTTTGAACTCGTGACTATTGATGCACAGCACTTTTCATGCTGATTTTAATGCTCATGCACACAATTTGAAGACCTCCTGAGTTTTACAATCATCTTCCACTGCTTTATTCTAATCACCATGCACATTACGAGCAAGTGAGCAATAATGCCTTAAGCGCTCACAAAAGAAAAATGCCTTGTTTGCCATCTAATTTCCTGGAGCGATAATGAGTCGGAGGTACTTAGAAGTTGGAGTCACCATGTGGTGTCTTTGcatcagctgtttttttttcccttcttgcaCAACAACAgtgttgaacattaaatattcaTCTTTATTAGAAACGTGTCATCTTCAGTCGTGTTGGTCCATGTGGGTCTTTTGGCTCACTCAAATGCAACGACTGACACCTCTGTGGGCTGGGAGAGGTTAAAGGCTCACTTTGTGAATATGGCTGGAAGGATTGATTGTGCTTGTGTTTTGCACGGTTTGGCTGAGGGTGTGTTGATTTACAGCTTCACTCTAGCCAACACATAGAGAAAGATGGATGATGTCTGACTTTGACCATTTATTGCTGTCATAACTTTACATGAGGCTTCTCTTTTATTGAGAACTCTACTTTTAAGATACGTCATGATGTTCAGCTATAATGTGAgtcatttgctttttcttttttatatattgCTTATGAATCATCCACAAAAGAAGACAAAATGTGATTTCGTGGATATTTAAAATGCACGCAAGGATGGCTATTTTAGGTCCGCAAAAACTGAGAGAACACAGTTCATTTTAGATTTGCTTTAACTGCAGACTTTAATTTGAGCGTATTTACATCAAAAGGTAGGAATTAAAATTTTGTGTATATGcgtcccactttttttttacagttgtacttcatcaccaagCAGCCGAATTACACTTGTCAATTTAATGTGCATATTTGTGAATGTGGCGCATGCAGCAGATATGCCGCTGAACGTATGAATTCTTATGTGAGTGTCTCGTGTGTCTGTGCAGATGTTGGAACCAAAGGTGGACGCGCCCTCTTGTGAGCTGGGCGGAGTCGGGGTGGATCGAGGGGGCGTGTGCCTCCACCTGCCGCCCCGCAGTTCTGAGGGGGACGAGAGCAGCCTGTATCCGTCCAGCCCCTCCGAACCCTTGACGCTGAGCAGTTCTCACCCCTCGGAGCTCCTCAGCCCTCTGAATGAAGTCTACCTGCCCCTCGGTAGCCTAGGTGGGTCAGAGGAACGCCACAGAGTGCCGCCCACTCCTCCGCCTTCAACCGAGGGCGAGGACTGGAAGAGCATGGATGGACACGAAATGGAGATCTGGAGAGAGGGCaatgagagagagggagagtatgaggaagaggagggtgcGAGCAGGAAGAGCGAGTTGGAAGAGCTGGTAGAGCAAGAGGAAGAAGTTCACCTCCACCTGCTGGTGTCCAACGAGGACAACGTGTACGAGCTGCCCGACACAAACGCACCTCCTtcgtcctcctcatcttcatttGTCATCCCTGAGCTGCGTCTAGACCGCTCCTTCAGCGCCGATGCCCTCTCCTCGCCCAACACCGATGAAGAAGAATacgatgaagaagaggaggaggaagatgaagacgatgatgatgacgatgactcAGAGGAGGATGACAGCGACGACGCCTACTTGCAGCGCAGCGACAGCAAGCGGCGCTCCATGGTAGAGGGCGCCACCTGTGAGAAGCACGGCGGCGGGGGCCTCAGTGTGCAGAACTCGCTGCGCCGGCGGACCCACAGTGAGGGCAGCCTGCTGCAGGACCCGCGCACACCCTGCTTCACCTCCGACAACGCCATCAACTGCCTGGAGACGGGCGGCGGGCACCACAAAGGCGGCTGGACACTGCCATCACCCAAGACTCTGAAGAAAGAGCTGACCAAGAACGGAGGCTCCATGCATCAGCTGTGCATGCTCTTCTCGGGAAGGAAGGTAAGCATATCCACTTTTTGGATTGTTAGAGCTTCTCCTTGACTGCACACACTCATTCTTGTTTTTAAGTAGCCAAGAGGCTCAACACGGTAGACTAGACTTGCGCTGTAACAAAAATGAAGCTCTGCGCGTTTCTACACAGCGCACAGGCACCAGTCCACCAAGATAGGGCCAAAGTCCAGGTTTAATCTCATGAACAAGATGTGTGTACATTCATAAACTAAACATACAcacattcttttatttttatagtcGTGGGGGTGCTTATTGACAAAACACATTCCTGAGGCCTTCAGATCTGAAGGACCAAACAATTATGGATTTAACCTAATATACACACgtacaaaataaaacacaaacatcCTTGTTTACCTATAGTTGTGGGGAGGCCTCACTGACGAAACACATTCCTGAGCCCTTCACATTTGAAGCACTAAGCATTTTAAGTCatagtccacacacacacacacacacacacacacacacacacacacacacacacacacacacacacacacacacgcacgcacacacacacacacacacacacacacacacacacacgcacacacacacacacacacacacacacacacacacacacacacacacacgcacacgcacacacacagacacacacacacacatgcgcacacacacacacacacacgcatactggAATATGCGTGAATGCATACACactctcacaaacacacaaactgaAACACAGACATCTCTGAATCTCATTTTACTATAGCTGTGATGATGCATGTTGACATTCCTAAACTCCTGACATCCTGACACCAAGCAGTAATGAGTTTAATCAAAAGTGTGCACACATATATCCTaatcaaacacgcacacacacacacagatattaCACACGCAACCTTGTTTCATTTAGCTTCGGGAATACATATTTACAAGATCCAATCGTGAGCCTCAGCTCTTGACATTTGATGCGCCAAGCAGTCACGAGTTTCATCTAAAGTGCACATACAGAAATGGCAGCCTTCCGAAACAAATCACACATTCTTGTCTTGCTGCAGTTGCATTGCCTTGCTGATCAAATGCACTTTCCGAAACCtttacagacacacagacaaacacacacactcctggTGCTTCGACAGTTGCAGGGATGCGTCATTGATCTAATGCCTTCCTGAGCCCTTTGCAGCTGAAGCACAGACAGTCATGACCTCAATTTAACCTTAAATCCAAACCTTCCCTGACGTGTACACAAAACAATGGGAAATATTGCCACTTTATTCGGTACCCCAGTATAATTTGATAATATCCAACACGCAATGCTCAATTTTGATATAAAATGTCAGAGGTAAGCATTTCCAATATGTTAGTGGAACTTGATGCTGTTTCTGCGCCATGTGAACCTCTCTGGATTCAATAAAAGAGTGACATCTAGTGTTAACAGTGCGCAAGTGCATATAGGGAAATACAAACTGGCATTGCTTATTTTACTGTATAACACGTCAAAACACAAAATGGTATTACAAAATGTAGGTGTAATGCCCATGTCTTATGCCCATTCAAACCATTGAAATATATATCAATTCGTAGTTAACTGCATATGGAAATCTAATGGAAATTGATGCtgtaatataaatattttctgtAATTATgactttaatatttcatatatttaataatattaataggGCTCCCTCTTTGACCAAGTGGTCTGCATTTCCTTGCTGCAGATACTGCAGCACAagagcaatatcactacttgacCAACAGAGGGCAGCATGCATCACATCCTCTTTTGTCAGAAGCCCATTTGAGATGTTAAACATGGTggcttttgtgtttttattctgTTAGCATTTTTTTGCAATGTCCTTAATTTTCGTTACGAGCCCGTTATCTCTATACGCTAAGTGTATTCAAGCCTGTCGCTTTAATGCTTATATATGACAAGAAAATAGCTCATCATGTGGTGGACACTCCCATCACTTTGGATTAGTCACAGGCGGGGGACTCCTCCTTATCTGGGCACTTTGAAGCTGGGTTGTCAGCACATTCGACAGCCTTAAATGGCATTGAGATTGTATACGTGTGAGTGTGCATGTGAGCAAGCGGCAGTTTCTCCCGCAAGGCCCTTGACGATTGGTCCTGCCTGGGTCAAGGCCAACTGGACCACCCCAGTTGGCGTCATGGGCACAGCTCATATGAGGAGTGTGTTTCCACCATTTAATGTCATCTGTCACCCTCACACATACACAGCTTGTGGCAGATAGTAAATATGTGTGTACAGtatttgtgtgtatgcatgcatgGCAACCCGCAGGCAGTTATCCATGGAGCTTTATGTTTTCAATTTGCATGAACAACAGTACTTTAAAGGGGCATAAAGTTTCTATACTCGTATGCAGTTTGCATGCAAATATAACACTATGGCATGCATTAAATGATGATCAACGTTGTTTATGTGCTTGATTTATAATTAAACCAAGGTAGATTTATTCTAATAAAAGACTCAATTTTGCAATTTTGATAAGTGATAAAATAATGGAATAATTAAAAACACAGTGATTCAAGTAATATTGAAGCAATGATTAAATTTGAGTAAATATTAAAGTACTATTAGGTATTGATTTATACATACTGCTAGATCTGTGAAATTATATTGCTTTACCTTTTTTGTCTGTGGTCAAATATTAGAATTTTCAAACAAGAGCTTTAAAAGTCTGTTGAGGAAGGActccaaatatttgtttttttattgcaaTTACACATATTTGAAAAATCACTTAGGGTGGTTAACCTTTATTATACTTTCCTAATTATATTGTAAGCATGCATTGCTATGAAAAGATTACTTTCTCAAAGACAGCACTGAACGCTAAAGCGCCATTGGCTCACACAGTTTTTTAAACTGTTTACCAGTAATAGATCAACATAGGCCACAAATTTGGCTTTGGCTTTGATTTATGTCTCGCTTTTCAAGTGTCATCTCTGTTCCCTTGTATTTTTCCTCTCTGCACCTTCTCTTTACAATCTTTGACGGGAGAAGCAGAAGTGGACAGGTTTTCTTAGTATTTGTAGCAGTAGCACAAAGTTTCAGTGACATCACAAGCCTTCATTCGGCCTAACTACAAAACCACCCACGACACATATTTTCCCTCCTGTTTATAAAGACGCCGCATTCACAGAGACCTTACGGCAGAGACGTCTTAACATGGCCTGTAAACATTTTGTTTATGGGctgtaaaatgtttgtttgaaaTACATGTAAATACCGTACATCATGACAGACGCACGGTGGAAACTGTTCGAGGTTGTTAAGGGTGACTCGCGTGGTGTCAAGTGTCCAGACAGGTGGGTGGAACATTAAGTGGGCATACTGTAAGTTACGTTTGTTTTACGTACAGCGTGGGCATGACACAGGATGAGTGGTACTAAATAGATGTAAATACTGTGATAACACTTCCTGCTTGTTGCGTAGCACGGCAGTGCATTTGCAGGGTGACTACGTATTAACCATCTCTCATTTTGTCCAAATATTAAAGTCAAAACTACGTATGATTTTTCCTGTCTGCAAATTGTGTCTAGGAACATTTATTGCAAACACAGTACATGATGTTTATTTGAAGGAGGTACTTTGATTAAGTAACTTGATAAATTAGTTCAATTGAGATTATTTGAAGAAACTGATTGCAATCATTTCTTTAAGTTTAATACAGTAACTCAAAATTAATGAATATGAGTAAAATTGTAAATGGGCTATCACCTTTTTTTCGGCCCACCAGCGCGGCATATCTCAGGTGGTCAAGTTGTCGTCTCCCAATCTGAAGGTTGTGGCTTCAACCCTTGACCATGACCATGACCGTGTCTAAGTGTCCTTAAGCAAATTACTGAACCTCCAGTTACTCCAAGGCCTCAGTACAAGGTGAAACATTTCAATGAGTTAATATagctttttttatataaatacaGGCAGTGCCAAGAGTTGATTTGAATATTTTGAGAACTTAATATTCACTTAACCAAAACTACTGTACGACtactaccaccaccaccactacaCTAGAACTGCCACTACTATTACTGACAATAATAATTA from the Syngnathus scovelli strain Florida chromosome 13, RoL_Ssco_1.2, whole genome shotgun sequence genome contains:
- the rgs3a gene encoding regulator of G-protein signaling 3a isoform X6, with translation MCVCVSPLHVSQLCAQMPVSKMLEPKVDAPSCELGGVGVDRGGVCLHLPPRSSEGDESSLYPSSPSEPLTLSSSHPSELLSPLNEVYLPLGSLGGSEERHRVPPTPPPSTEGEDWKSMDGHEMEIWREGNEREGEYEEEEGASRKSELEELVEQEEEVHLHLLVSNEDNVYELPDTNAPPSSSSSSFVIPELRLDRSFSADALSSPNTDEEEYDEEEEEEDEDDDDDDDSEEDDSDDAYLQRSDSKRRSMVEGATCEKHGGGGLSVQNSLRRRTHSEGSLLQDPRTPCFTSDNAINCLETGGGHHKGGWTLPSPKTLKKELTKNGGSMHQLCMLFSGRKLSTGSSCSCEVGPDGTKKKKSKNLAKDMKNRLAFLRRRNESPGSNPAGKLDKTMKSVKPTPEDALKWGDSLDKLLAHKYGLAAFRAFLRTEFSEENLEFWLACEEYKKIKSQSKMASKAKKIFAEYIAIQSCKEVNLDSYTRDHTKDNLQNVTRSCFELAQRRIYGLMEKDSYPRFLRSELYLDLINQKKASSTSTSSSS
- the rgs3a gene encoding regulator of G-protein signaling 3a isoform X5 translates to MGNLADRTVPKKWLTREGSSLEQHLLSDTADKCDCLLSLEAYSSEQKHRVCQCLKDNIDKQLQLQRREPAVQHFDQMLEPKVDAPSCELGGVGVDRGGVCLHLPPRSSEGDESSLYPSSPSEPLTLSSSHPSELLSPLNEVYLPLGSLGGSEERHRVPPTPPPSTEGEDWKSMDGHEMEIWREGNEREGEYEEEEGASRKSELEELVEQEEEVHLHLLVSNEDNVYELPDTNAPPSSSSSSFVIPELRLDRSFSADALSSPNTDEEEYDEEEEEEDEDDDDDDDSEEDDSDDAYLQRSDSKRRSMVEGATCEKHGGGGLSVQNSLRRRTHSEGSLLQDPRTPCFTSDNAINCLETGGGHHKGGWTLPSPKTLKKELTKNGGSMHQLCMLFSGRKLSTGSSCSCEVGPDGTKKKKSKNLAKDMKNRLAFLRRRNESPGSNPAGKLDKTMKSVKPTPEDALKWGDSLDKLLAHKYGLAAFRAFLRTEFSEENLEFWLACEEYKKIKSQSKMASKAKKIFAEYIAIQSCKEVNLDSYTRDHTKDNLQNVTRSCFELAQRRIYGLMEKDSYPRFLRSELYLDLINQKKASSTSTSSSS
- the rgs3a gene encoding regulator of G-protein signaling 3a isoform X7 gives rise to the protein MLEPKVDAPSCELGGVGVDRGGVCLHLPPRSSEGDESSLYPSSPSEPLTLSSSHPSELLSPLNEVYLPLGSLGGSEERHRVPPTPPPSTEGEDWKSMDGHEMEIWREGNEREGEYEEEEGASRKSELEELVEQEEEVHLHLLVSNEDNVYELPDTNAPPSSSSSSFVIPELRLDRSFSADALSSPNTDEEEYDEEEEEEDEDDDDDDDSEEDDSDDAYLQRSDSKRRSMVEGATCEKHGGGGLSVQNSLRRRTHSEGSLLQDPRTPCFTSDNAINCLETGGGHHKGGWTLPSPKTLKKELTKNGGSMHQLCMLFSGRKLSTGSSCSCEVGPDGTKKKKSKNLAKDMKNRLAFLRRRNESPGSNPAGKLDKTMKSVKPTPEDALKWGDSLDKLLAHKYGLAAFRAFLRTEFSEENLEFWLACEEYKKIKSQSKMASKAKKIFAEYIAIQSCKEVNLDSYTRDHTKDNLQNVTRSCFELAQRRIYGLMEKDSYPRFLRSELYLDLINQKKASSTSTSSSS